In one Corallococcus sp. EGB genomic region, the following are encoded:
- a CDS encoding serine/threonine-protein kinase produces the protein MSPHETPPGEHAELTRHASTKPVQKAFSPAHSSMRLMVVDALPAGTLIGSWHVVQRLAAGGYGAVYVVHAKGRPRGRRYALKLARQPDSPWFSREAEVLSRLRHPGVPRIVASGDWQPGSENHPFLVMEHVEGEPLYAWARARNPTAREAGALFMQAAEILAFAHQRGVLHRDFKGDNILVQPAGRLTLLDWGAGWHPDAAPLTGTGQLPPGTAHYASPQLHPWRMEAPSRQAQASPRYGVTDELYAVGVTFHRLLTDTYPPLPQAGERPAHAWLNPRVPEALASLVTRLLAFSPDARPPSAAALASELHQALAHADASWDLPLFDWATPPSSSTRTTQEVPGMAGPVAPGQEVPLQHARLQRLDRVQRFRDARGLRRRVPAHVARKEAQAILAASTRLHRQARKALWRRGAMVVACVLAMVWLGWSQGVFSNTDVDAPASPAPPPVARVPGPDQAAASGAAPSFPAPLPLEKEAMSIPLKQDRPVRSRSLARDCALAVGAASTLLACAGAQVVPKPQRCPTEALDAMKALKLRRDGKAAITLDVRYPFRPDALLTTVGDGDVVSVLEEQHGRLPQGTLVYGRLWTGGEEVVGRYTRVETPDGRSYPVCFVLGNSDGRWPKAPGSKPGAPLLPRNVGYTVVDAFP, from the coding sequence ATGAGCCCCCATGAGACACCGCCCGGCGAGCACGCGGAGCTCACGCGTCACGCATCCACGAAACCCGTCCAGAAGGCTTTCAGCCCGGCCCATTCCTCCATGCGGCTGATGGTGGTGGATGCGCTTCCAGCTGGCACTCTCATTGGCTCCTGGCACGTCGTCCAGCGATTGGCGGCAGGGGGATACGGTGCGGTCTACGTCGTGCACGCGAAGGGTCGTCCTCGCGGCAGGCGGTATGCGCTGAAGCTCGCGCGCCAACCGGACAGCCCCTGGTTCTCACGTGAAGCGGAGGTGCTGTCCCGCTTGCGGCATCCGGGGGTGCCTCGCATCGTGGCCTCGGGCGATTGGCAGCCTGGCTCCGAGAACCACCCGTTCCTGGTCATGGAGCACGTGGAGGGTGAGCCGCTTTATGCGTGGGCTCGCGCCCGCAATCCCACGGCTCGGGAGGCGGGCGCATTGTTCATGCAGGCCGCGGAGATCCTGGCCTTCGCGCACCAGCGCGGCGTCCTGCACCGCGACTTCAAGGGAGACAACATCCTCGTCCAGCCCGCTGGACGCCTCACCTTGCTGGATTGGGGGGCGGGCTGGCATCCCGATGCGGCTCCCCTGACCGGAACAGGCCAGCTCCCTCCCGGCACGGCGCACTACGCCAGTCCACAACTCCACCCCTGGCGGATGGAAGCGCCTTCACGACAGGCCCAGGCATCGCCTCGCTACGGTGTGACGGATGAGCTGTACGCCGTGGGCGTCACCTTCCATCGCTTGCTGACGGATACCTATCCACCGCTCCCCCAGGCGGGAGAAAGGCCGGCACACGCATGGCTCAATCCGCGCGTGCCGGAGGCGCTGGCATCGCTCGTCACGCGTCTGCTCGCGTTCTCGCCCGACGCGCGGCCACCGAGCGCAGCCGCGCTGGCCTCCGAACTGCATCAGGCCCTGGCGCATGCGGATGCATCCTGGGACCTGCCCCTGTTCGACTGGGCCACACCGCCCTCCTCTTCCACACGCACGACACAGGAGGTGCCCGGGATGGCGGGGCCGGTGGCTCCGGGACAGGAGGTTCCACTCCAGCACGCACGCCTCCAGCGCCTGGACCGGGTCCAGCGCTTCCGCGATGCGCGCGGACTGCGTCGCCGGGTCCCCGCGCACGTCGCCCGGAAGGAAGCCCAGGCCATCCTCGCCGCGAGCACGAGGCTCCACCGACAGGCGCGCAAGGCCCTCTGGCGCCGGGGCGCCATGGTCGTCGCGTGCGTGCTGGCCATGGTGTGGCTGGGCTGGAGTCAGGGAGTCTTCTCGAACACCGACGTCGATGCGCCAGCGAGCCCCGCGCCGCCTCCCGTGGCGCGAGTGCCCGGGCCCGACCAAGCTGCCGCGTCCGGAGCGGCCCCTTCCTTCCCTGCGCCGCTTCCGCTGGAGAAGGAAGCCATGAGCATTCCCTTGAAGCAGGACCGCCCGGTTCGCAGCCGCTCGCTGGCGCGCGACTGCGCGTTGGCCGTCGGCGCGGCCTCGACCCTCCTCGCTTGCGCGGGTGCGCAGGTGGTGCCCAAGCCCCAACGCTGCCCCACGGAGGCCCTGGATGCGATGAAGGCGCTGAAGCTGCGGCGGGATGGAAAGGCGGCCATCACGCTCGACGTCCGCTATCCCTTCCGTCCGGATGCCCTGCTGACCACCGTGGGCGACGGAGACGTCGTCAGCGTCCTGGAGGAACAACACGGCCGGCTTCCGCAAGGGACCCTGGTCTACGGACGGCTGTGGACGGGGGGAGAGGAGGTCGTGGGCCGCTACACACGCGTGGAGACGCCTGACGGCCGCAGCTACCCGGTTTGCTTCGTCCTCGGGAACAGTGACGGCCGGTGGCCGAAAGCTCCGGGCTCCAAGCCCGGCGCTCCGCTCCTCCCTCGAAACGTGGGCTACACCGTGGTGGACGCGTTTCCGTAG